Proteins from one Mycobacterium sp. SMC-2 genomic window:
- a CDS encoding NAD(P)/FAD-dependent oxidoreductase: protein MTSTRPRVLVIGAGFGGLAAAYELFRDGLADVTVLEKAEDIGGVWRENTYPGAACDVPSNLYSYSYARKTDWGRRYAEQSDILGYIHDTADRFGLRQLVRTGVEVTSACYDDGTATWRVQTARGETFEADVLVPAVGQLSRPALPNIPGLERFAGPSFHSAQWRHDVDLAGKRVAVLGTGASAIQFVPRIRRIAGHVTVFQRSAPYVIPKPDRAYTDAHHAAFGKVPGFAAAMRGVIWGISEFFGLALTKFAPLARLLGVLASANLKWHIKDPVLRAKLTPDYPIGCKRVLFSNDWYPALASDNVDVETEAITEVTTTGVRTADGRLHEVDVIIYGTGFKATEFLAPMTITGRHGQDLRAEWAGGAHAHLGMAVPGFPNMFLIYGPNTNLGSSSIILMMEQQARYIRQITEELARGGVARAFEVRRAVEQAYDSEVQSRLDAGVWTACDSWYRTASGRVTTNWPGLVHEYQHRTRTVALADYEQVLPERAAKKVGA from the coding sequence GCCGAGGACATCGGCGGCGTCTGGCGGGAGAACACCTACCCCGGCGCCGCCTGCGACGTCCCGTCGAACCTGTACTCCTACTCCTACGCCCGCAAGACCGACTGGGGGCGCCGCTACGCCGAGCAGTCCGACATCCTCGGCTATATCCACGACACCGCCGACCGGTTCGGCCTGCGGCAGCTGGTGCGCACCGGGGTGGAGGTCACCTCGGCCTGCTACGACGACGGCACCGCGACCTGGCGGGTACAGACCGCCCGCGGCGAAACCTTCGAGGCCGACGTCCTGGTGCCCGCAGTGGGCCAGCTGTCGCGGCCGGCGCTCCCGAACATCCCCGGACTCGAGAGGTTCGCGGGCCCCTCGTTTCATTCGGCGCAGTGGCGCCACGACGTCGACCTGGCCGGCAAGCGCGTCGCGGTCCTCGGCACCGGCGCGTCGGCGATCCAGTTCGTCCCGCGCATTCGCCGAATCGCTGGGCATGTCACCGTGTTTCAGCGCTCCGCGCCGTACGTGATCCCGAAGCCGGACCGCGCCTACACCGACGCGCATCACGCCGCGTTCGGCAAGGTGCCCGGGTTCGCCGCCGCCATGCGAGGGGTGATCTGGGGGATCTCGGAGTTTTTCGGGCTCGCGCTGACCAAGTTCGCCCCGCTCGCCCGGCTGCTGGGCGTGCTGGCGTCGGCAAACCTCAAGTGGCACATCAAAGATCCGGTGCTGCGGGCGAAGCTGACTCCCGATTACCCGATCGGCTGCAAGCGCGTGCTGTTCAGCAACGACTGGTATCCGGCGCTGGCCAGCGACAACGTCGACGTCGAGACCGAGGCGATCACCGAGGTGACGACGACCGGCGTGCGCACCGCCGACGGCCGGCTGCATGAGGTGGACGTCATCATCTACGGCACCGGGTTCAAGGCCACCGAATTTCTTGCCCCGATGACGATCACCGGCCGCCACGGACAGGACCTGCGCGCCGAGTGGGCCGGCGGGGCCCACGCCCATCTCGGCATGGCCGTGCCCGGTTTCCCGAACATGTTCCTGATCTACGGCCCGAACACCAATCTCGGCAGCAGCTCGATCATCCTGATGATGGAGCAGCAGGCGCGCTACATCCGCCAGATCACCGAGGAGCTCGCGCGCGGGGGCGTGGCCCGCGCGTTCGAGGTCCGGCGCGCCGTGGAGCAGGCCTACGACTCGGAGGTGCAGTCCCGGTTGGACGCCGGGGTGTGGACCGCCTGCGACTCCTGGTATCGCACCGCCTCGGGCCGGGTCACCACCAACTGGCCGGGCCTGGTGCACGAATACCAGCACCGCACAAGGACAGTGGCGCTCGCCGACTACGAGCAAGTCCTGCCCGAGCGCGCGGCGAAGAAGGTCGGCGCCTGA